Genomic window (Pradoshia sp. D12):
AATGAACAATGCATAAGAATTGAAAGGTGTGAACAGTTAAATGGAAGTATTGGATCTCGCTAGGTTTCAGTATGCAGCAACTACAATCTATCACTTCTTCTTTGTACCACTATCCATTGGATTGGTATTTTTAGTTGCTATTATGGAGACATTGTATTTTTTTAAGAAAAAAGAAATTTATTTGGACATGGCAAAGTTTTGGGGAAATATCTTTCTCATCTCTTTTGCTGTCGGAGTAGTTACAGGAATTATCCAAGAATTCCAGTTTGGAATGAACTGGTCAGAATACTCCCGCTTTGTCGGAGATGTATTTGGTGTTCCATTGGCTATTGAAGCCTTACTGGCTTTCTTTTTAGAATCCACATTCATTGGTGTATGGATGTTTGGGCGTGACCGATTGCCAAGATGGGTTCATTTACTATCTATATGGCTTGTATCAATCGGTACCATTTTTTCTGCCTTGTTTATTCTCGCTGCGAACTCTTTTATGCAGGAACCAGTTGGGATTGCGATTGAGAATGGCAAAGCTGTATTAAATGATTTCGGGGCATTTATCACAAATCCTCAGCTGCTTGTTGAATTTCCACATACGGTCTTTGGGGCTTTTGCAACCGGAGCCTTCGTAGTAGCTGGGATCAGTGCATTTAAAATATTGAAAAAGCAAAACTTAGATGTATTTAAGAAATCATTTACGATCGCTATGATTGTGGCGATGATCTCAGGACTTGGAATCGCATTTACTGGTCACTGGCAGGCACAGCATTTAATGTCCTCACAGCCTATGAAAATGGCAGCCAGTGAAGGTTTATGGGAAGATAGCGG
Coding sequences:
- a CDS encoding cytochrome ubiquinol oxidase subunit I, encoding MEVLDLARFQYAATTIYHFFFVPLSIGLVFLVAIMETLYFFKKKEIYLDMAKFWGNIFLISFAVGVVTGIIQEFQFGMNWSEYSRFVGDVFGVPLAIEALLAFFLESTFIGVWMFGRDRLPRWVHLLSIWLVSIGTIFSALFILAANSFMQEPVGIAIENGKAVLNDFGAFITNPQLLVEFPHTVFGAFATGAFVVAGISAFKILKKQNLDVFKKSFTIAMIVAMISGLGIAFTGHWQAQHLMSSQPMKMAASEGLWEDSGDPASWSLIANIDEETRENKWSVEIPYALSILAYNSFEGSVEGMNTLQEKYTELYGEGDYIPPVGAVYWSFRIMVFAGAIIMGLAALGLLFIKKNNLINQSLYLKAMVGAIALPFIANTAGWIMTEIGRQPWTVFGLYTTAQSVSPNVTAGQLLTSIIVFLGAYTVLAVVLITLIVKQIKKGPYQTTDTKPDVDLFDKEAFGA